A single window of Athene noctua chromosome 1, bAthNoc1.hap1.1, whole genome shotgun sequence DNA harbors:
- the PDCL3 gene encoding phosducin-like protein 3: MQDPNKDTEWNDILRKKGILPPKENLEEQERAKEEEQLAILQKSLVKTYEDMTLEELEENEDEFNEEDEKAIEMYRQQRLAEMKAAQMKNKFGEVLEISGKDYIQEVTKAGKGIWVVLHLYRQGIPLCALINQHMSGLAKKFRDVKFIKAISTTCIPNYPDKNLPTIFVYLEGDIKAQFIGPLVFGGMNLTRDELEWKISESGAIKTDLEENPRKQIQDQLMSSVRACVSARGESDSEDD, from the exons ATGCAG GACCCAAATAAAGACACAGAGTGGAATGACATCCTGCGCAAGAAAGGTATCCTTCCTCCAAAGGAAAACCTGGAGGAACAGGAACGtgcaaaggaggaggagcagcttgCCATCCTTCAGAAGTCTCTTG TGAAAACTTATGAGGACATGACTCTGGAAGAGCTAGAAGAGAATGAAGATGAATTTAATGAGGAAGATGAGAAAGCTATTGAAATGTACAG GCAGCAAAGGTTAGCAGAAATGAAAGCAGCTCAAATGAAGAATAAATTTGGAGAAGTTTTGGAGATTTCAGGGAAAGATTACATTCAAGAGGTAACGAAAGCTGGAAAAGGAATATGGGTAGTTCTGCACCTCTACAGACAAGG AATTCCACTCTGTGCCTTAATAAATCAACATATGAGCGGGCTTGCAAAAAAGTTCAGAGATGTGAAATTCATCAAAGCCATCTCTACGACCTGCATTCCCAACTACCCTGATAAGAACCTGCCTACAATATTTGTTTACCTGGAGGGAGACATCAAAGCTCAGTTCATTGGGCCTTTGGTGTTCGGTGGCATGAACCTGACAAGGGATG AACTGGAGTGGAAGATTTCAGAGTCTGGTGCCATCAAGACAGACCTTGAGGAGAACCCCAGGAAGCAGATCCAGGACCAGCTCATGTCCTCAGTCAGGGCATGTGTCTCAGCCAGGGGGGAGAGTGACTCAGAGGATGACTAA
- the LOC141958289 gene encoding histone H2A-like — protein MSGRGKKHAVADKTEAAVKKTKSARAGLQFPVGRVHRLLRRGNYASRIGPGAAIFLAAVLEYLTAEVLELAGNAAQENKKARILPRHIQLAVRNDEELNKLFSSVTIAQGGVIPNILSQLIPKKTVINSAPSQ, from the coding sequence ATGTCTGGACGTGGAAAGAAACACGCAGTGGCTGACAAAACTGAAGCTGCAGTGAAGAAAACCAAATCAGCCAGGGCTGGTCTGCAGTTCCCTGTGGGTCGTGTCCACAGGCTCCTTAGAAGAGGGAACTATGCTTCCAGGATTGGCCCTGGCGCTGCCATCTTCCTGGCTGCGGTGCTGGAGTACCTGACTGCAGAGGTCCTGGAGCTGGCGGGGAATGCtgcacaggaaaacaagaaagccAGGATCCTGCCCAGGCACATCCAGCTGGCTGTGAGAAATGATGAGGAGCTGAACAAACTCTTCTCCTCTGTGACCATTGCTCAAGGAGGGGTTATACCAAATATCCTTTCCCAGCTCATTCCCAAGAAAACTGTCATAAATTCTGCTCCTTCTCAGTAA